In Festucalex cinctus isolate MCC-2025b chromosome 17, RoL_Fcin_1.0, whole genome shotgun sequence, the genomic stretch GTCTGCGCTGGATTTAGTGTTCGTTTGAGTGGTTTCTATGAAGACGACAGGTCTGCTGGTCTTGGTTCGGCCTAATGTGCTGCCAACGTGTTGGATCGTGATCCTCGGCATCTCTTTCCCATCGTCCATTATTTCTTTTGTTGGGGATTTGATATCTTGATTGATTTGATCTGATTTCTTCTTAGAGGCACTTTTGGGCTTTGGGGACTCTGCGGACAAGTAGTCTTTGGATTTGGACTTTGTGATTGTGGCTGTTGGAGGGACAGTTTCCAGACTCTGAGTAGCTGAATCCATTTCTTGAGAAATGTGGCTGGAGTTTACCGTTTCTATTGTGGCGCGAATgctctttttctttggcttcgcCGGTGGGGATGCTTTTCCACTTTTCCCAGACACCGCTGGTGACGCCTTCTCCAAGAGTGGCGGCGTCTTCTTCCCCTTAGTTTTAGATGAGTTTGCTTCCAGCCGCCCCGACGGCGGGGACGCAACAGGCTCATTGTGGCTTAAAGTGGGTTTGGCTGCCTTGCAGTGGGGCAGGTGGCTCTTTAACCTCTTGTAGGACTTCCCACAATATGGACACACCTCTGTCGCTGGGAAGAGAAACAAACAATGAATGGAATCTTTAGACACCACGTTGATAGTTACACATGCTGAAATTAGTAGCAATTACCCTCAGGCATTCAAAATTTCAATACTCTCCTGCTACTCTGCACCCACAAAGCAGCATTTAGTAACATCAATACGCACTTTAGCCTTTAGTTATTGGTAAGATTTATTGGATTTTATAACACTATCGTTTACTATTATCATCCATTATTAGTCAAAATAATTCATTAGTAAGTAGTAGAATGTAGTTTAGGTCACGTGACGGTCGTTTTCGAAACTTACCGGAGCTCATTTCGCACGTGCcaacgaccaaaaaaaaagataacacaATAATTCATATAACTTGTTAAAATATGCCCTAAACGTGAATTAAACTTGTCGTTTTAGTTTATACGTTATAGATTGCATTAATTAAAGATTCACACGCCTACTAGCTTTCACGGTCATGTTGTGACAGGCGAGTGGAAGAAGGACCCCCAGTTGCTTTTAGGCGGCCACTCAGAAGCCTGAACAGAAATGGATAAAGTTGGTCTGTTTAGTGCTTTAGTCGTTTAAAGCGCATCTCCTCTTTTATAAGACTGTAAATAAACGAAGCAACTGTTATACCTTTACTTTAATTTATGGCGTGCTGAAATTTTGACGTATTTATTCAGGCGCGTTTCCGGTTTGGCGTGAAAATCCCCTGAAAACGAAACAgaaactcaacttttttttttctcttttttttttatttaggtaaaCGGGCATGACGAAAATTCAATCAAATTTGAACATTTCTTTAGAAAAGTGTGTTTATTGATAACGTCAGAGTGGTATGAGAGTTGACACAGGAAGTTAATTTCCAATAAGATGACAGAAAACAAATgacccaaaaaaacacaattgaaaAACGCAGTGATTTAGAACAAAAACGTTTCTACAACCATTTACAAACAATGAGATAAACCTAGGCATTATTTACAACACAAACAGATTTGGCTATGTACAACCAAAAACTTGTTTTTGAAACGGGGGGAAACTGGGAAGCTCAAAGAAGGAGTGTGTGGCGTTTGGCCAAAATAAAACGGAAAAGAGAGCCTAGAGCTTTAATGGAGATTCTTGACTactttttaaaatcaacccTGAGAGAAGTGTCGGTTATTAGGCAAAACACTAGCTATTACTAGAAAGTTGTCTCTAATGCACTGTCATGGGAAATATCAAATTTCACTTATTaattgtatgttgttgtttttttttttatttagtacaaataatgcattattgttcatctatctatgccagttTTTATTATGAAAATGACAGTATACTGTGTCCCTCGCAGATGTTTTCGGTGTCATAACCCTTTCTAATAGAAAAgttgtgctttgctgccatcttgtgccaTCAATAGGCAATTACAAGTAGCTGGGAAACACGTTTTGTGGATACATGGGTCAATTTATGAATATCCTGCCATCTAGTCACCATCGCAACAGCATAGGTAGAAgaacaaatatatttatattgcaTAATTTATGAAACTGCACAATTTCCTTTAGCACACCTGATCTCTCAAGGCACTCCGGCTGCAAAATAACTGCTGGCACAAATGCAGAATTTTAAACAGTAATTTGGTCTCTGTTAAGGCATCACAGGTTCAGTCGGTTTCTCCTGCAGACGTCCAACTCGTGAGCTGGGAAGATATGGAAGAAACGGTAGAAGGGGGAGTGTCTGCTGTTTATCTATTCACAAAGTAGCGCGGGACAGTGCAACAACCGACTCGTATTATTTGCATAAATTCAGTgctcggacaaaaaaaaacaaaaaaaaacgacacggATGAAACCTTTGAGCATCCTCTTGATTCCCCCCCGTGTGAAACGTTCTAACGTAACCAAACGACGTCTCAACAGCGTCACAAACTACCAAACCACGACTGACTAACATAAAAGCAGCCGACGCCTTCTTTTTTTCTAGAGTCCCCTTTGAAGGTCGTGTACGGGGGTCATTGGAGCATGAGCTGCTTGAGGTTGTCGTGGAGAATCGTGTCCTTGACGTCCCGGAACACCAGCCGGATGTTCTCCGTGTTGATGGCGGTGGTGAAGTGGTGGTAGAGCGGCTTCTGGGTGGCGTCGCGCCGCTTGGCCCGGAAGCACTCCACCATGAAGGCCTGCACGTCGGGCAGGCTGTGCTCGGGCCCGCTGTACTCGGGGAAGTAGTCCTTGAGAGGCACGCTCTTCACCTTCTCCTCCAGCAGGTCCATTTTGTTGAGGAAGAGGATGATGGACACGTTGGCGAACACGCGGTTGTTGACGATGGTCTCAAAGATGTTGAGCGACTCGCACAGCCGGTTGGTCAGACGGTCCTCCATCAGAACCTGCGGGGAAGCATTCAAGTCAGTCGTAACACAAATTAACAGTGCTAAAAATAACCCACGTCAGGAAA encodes the following:
- the LOC144004849 gene encoding uncharacterized protein LOC144004849 isoform X2 encodes the protein MSSATEVCPYCGKSYKRLKSHLPHCKAAKPTLSHNEPVASPPSGRLEANSSKTKGKKTPPLLEKASPAVSGKSGKASPPAKPKKKSIRATIETVNSSHISQEMDSATQSLETVPPTATITKSKSKDYLSAESPKPKSASKKKSDQINQDIKSPTKEIMDDGKEMPRITIQHVGSTLGRTKTSRPVVFIETTQTNTKSSADSSLASTSIILQPKQSLLVLQNDSRGSKATSRKPPLLPDLQTSKVAFQQTDLTSVLPERLSNLQCRSKDTLATIDNFSGRSLGQVTLRELPEWLACRAPRRPGDAVDMMQRGEQNLNILSSASTLGTPQQWRYLHRTPPTGWQWYYRKYIDVRKGSMGGIAMLLAGYCVLSYAWSYPRLKHDRWRKYH
- the LOC144004849 gene encoding uncharacterized protein LOC144004849 isoform X3 — protein: MSSATEVCPYCGKSYKRLKSHLPHCKAAKPTLSHNEPVASPPSGRLEANSSKTKGKKTPPLLEKASPAVSGKSGKASPPAKPKKKSIRATIETVNSSHISQEMDSATQSLETVPPTATITKSKSKDYLSAESPKPKSASKKKSDQINQDIKSPTKEIMDDGKEMPRITIQHVGSTLGRTKTSRPVVFIETTQTNTKSSADSSLASTSIILQPKQSLLVLQNDSRGSKATSRKPPLLPDLQTSKVAFQQTDLTSVLPERLSNLQCRSKDTLATIDNFSGRSLGQVTLRELPEWLACRAPRRPGDAVDMMQRGWQWYYRKYIDVRKGSMGGIAMLLAGYCVLSYAWSYPRLSKPTRTLVFIVSKLKAFIFCLSFRA
- the LOC144004849 gene encoding uncharacterized protein LOC144004849 isoform X4, translated to MSSATEVCPYCGKSYKRLKSHLPHCKAAKPTLSHNEPVASPPSGRLEANSSKTKGKKTPPLLEKASPAVSGKSGKASPPAKPKKKSIRATIETVNSSHISQEMDSATQSLETVPPTATITKSKSKDYLSAESPKPKSASKKKSDQINQDIKSPTKEIMDDGKEMPRITIQHVGSTLGRTKTSRPVVFIETTQTNTKSSADSSLASTSIILQPKQSLLVLQNDSRGSKATSRKPPLLPDLQTSKVAFQQTDLTSVLPERLSNLQCRSKDTLATIDNFSGRSLGQVTLRELPEWLACRAPRRPGDAVDMMQRGWQWYYRKYIDVRKGSMGGIAMLLAGYCVLSYAWSYPRLKHDRWRKYH